Genomic window (Kaistia defluvii):
TCGCCGCGAGCGCGACCAGGTCAGCATAGCCGGCCCGCTTCAGCGCTCGCTGGGCGCCGCTGGCCGATCGGTAGGAGCCGCGGAAACCGGTCGCCAGATCCAGTCCGGTCATCGCCTTGATGCAGTCGGCCGCGAACAGCGCGCAGTCATGCTCTCCCCACGCGAACGGTACGCGGCGATGCGCCTCGATCGTCTCGTGCAGCGCCGTTCGCCACGTCGGGATGCGGTGCAATGCCATCAGCCTACCCGCCCCTTGTCCTTGCCCCAGAACAGTTCCCAGTCCGCGACGACGCTGGTGTCGTGATAGAAATCATCGTCCGCCTTGCGGAGGATCTGGCTCTCGTGGCTGCGGACGTCTGGGTTCTTCCGGGTCAGTTCGCGCGTGTGGGACGCGCAGGAGAGCGTTACCGTTGACGCGCCGCCCTCGGCCGGCGTGACGACGGGCGCCTCGTCGATGAAGCCGATGAAGCGGGACTTCGCCGGCGCCACCAGTTCGAGCGTGTCGGGGTTCAGATAGCCGCGGTAAATCGTGATGGGGGCATTGCGTGCGTCATAGGTCTTCGTGGCATCGATCACCGACGCGTCGATCCCGGACAGCACGACCTCGACGGTCCGCACCGAGATATCGGAGGTGAGCGGGATATCGCCGATCGACACGAGCGCGCCGCCGACGAAAGCCTGCGCCTCGACCAGCCCGGTCCGGCCATTCTTGACCAGGCAGGAGAAGGCGCCTGCATCGGACCAGAAGCCCACAGGCTTAGAGTTGCCGGTGAGCCGGTCCTTCACGGTGATAACGACGAAATCGCGGGCAACGACAGTCCGCGCGGCAATGGCCGAGATCTCGGCCGCATCGAGCGACCGCATCAGATCACCTGCATGGCATTGAAAGAGATTGGCCCCCGGGCATTCAGATTGGCAGGCGCTGATATCGACCCAGGCACGATCAGCATGAGGCAGGCAGGCCGCTTGACCTTGACGACATTGTTGATGGCCGCGCCCTGCCGCATCGGTGGCCGGACCTCGAAGGCCGGCGTCACGCCGCTGGCATCAGCAACAGCATCTTCAACCGCCTGGTGCAGCGCATAGGAGGGGCCAGAGCCGTAAGCGAAGGCAATATGGTCCCCGATCGAAACCTTGAACCCAGGCGGGAGCGCCTTGAGACGAAGCGCAATGGTCGACGACAGGGCCGATATGGCGGCCGTTTCACCATTGAACGCTACGCCCGTCGGCCAGCTGCCGTTGGGATGCGCCGCAGGGTAGACGGACGCAAAGTCATAGCCCCAAAAGGTCTTCTGCCCGTTCTCCAGAGCCGCGAGTTTCGCCTTCCATCGGCGCAGCTCATTTGGCGACAAATCGCGCGACGACGCTTGCATCGTCCAGAGGGGCGCCCGCAACGATTTAACGCGCAGCTGGCCGCCGGCCTGGCCGGAGGTCTCATCGCCATAGGAAGGATCGAGCGTCGCCCAGCCGGGCCAGTCGGCCAGCAGGTCGAGCGGATAGGTCAAGGTCATTTCAGGATCCGATCCCGCTGCATGTTGCGGATCTTGTCCGGCAATGCAGCCATGAGACGCTTGTTGTTCTCGGCCAGGATCGAGGCAAACTGCGACTCGCTCATTTGCGAACCGCGCGCGTCGATATGGGTATCGCCGAGGCGGAAGATCGGCGCCGATGCAGATCGGGGTGCCACCGCGCTCGGCAATACCGGAACGCCGATGGCAGTGCCCACGGCCGACAGCCCCGAATTCATCGCCTCGAGGAGGGCACGGTTCTTTGCCGTCGCCCGCGCATTGACCACGAATTCCTTGCCGTGCACGACGCCGGCAACCTTCCCCGTGCCGCGGTCGCCGGTGTAGCCGCCGCTCGCGAAGCCAAGCAGCTTGCCGATGCCGCCAAACGCGCTGCCGCTGGAACCTCCGCCGAACAGATCATTCAGGGCGATGTCGATCAGCTTCGATGCCACCTTGTCCAGCGCATTGGCGAGCGCCTCGGTGGCGGACTTCCCCTCTCGCATATCGGAGATGAAGCCACTGAAAACGTCGCGGCCGAGATCGCGCATCTCCTCCGCCCGCTGCCGAACAAGGTCCTGCTTTTCAGCAAGCTTCTGCGATT
Coding sequences:
- a CDS encoding DUF6950 family protein, whose protein sequence is MALHRIPTWRTALHETIEAHRRVPFAWGEHDCALFAADCIKAMTGLDLATGFRGSYRSASGAQRALKRAGYADLVALAANFFDEIAPMMAGAGDIAAFDTQDGWALGVVAGERVTVLGLDGLGTLDRLTAAKAFRIP